The sequence ACTGTAAATAATAAAGAAGTTGATGGTTTTGATCCAGTCACAATGGCAGATCAGCAGACTGAAGCCGCATTGCGAGCATTTTTACAACAAAATAGACCACAAGACGGTATTTTGGGTGAAGAGGGTGGCATTGAAGGTGGAGAGCGTGAATTTGTTTGGGTGATTGATCCAATTGATGGCACCAGGGCTTTTATTTCAGGTTTGCCGGTTTGGGGTACGCTTGTTGGATTATTGCATAAGGGGGATGCTATCGCTGGCATGATGGCCCAACCATTCACGGGTGAGTTGTTCTTTGCCAATGATGAGGGAAGTTTTTTACGTCATAATGGCTCAACCCAGATGATAAAATGTCGTGATACTACTCATATTAAAGATGCAACGCTTTTTTCAACCGCGCCGCAATTATTGAAAGGTAAGGAGGGGGAGTCTTTTGCATGTTTAGAGGAAAAGGCTCAATTGACCCGGTTTGGTACCGATTGTTATGCTTTTGCGATGTTAGCTGCTGGCTTTGTTGACCTTGTGGTAGAGGTTGGATTAAAACCTTATGATATTGTTGCGCTTATTCCGATTATTGAAAAGGCTGGTGGCGTGATTAGTCGTTGGGATGGCGGAAGGGCAGAGGAAGCAGGTAACATAGTTGCGGCGGCCACGCCCCAATTGCATGAAAAAGCAATGGAAATTTTAGCCAAAGCCATTTAAGTTTGGAAATGGTTTGCTCACCAATATAGCTTATTGTGCCGTAATTTTTAGCATTGTGTCACCACTATCAATCGAATTGGTAGCGGCAATGCTATTGTACGATTTATTCTTTTGCTTAAAATTGGGCATAAAGGATGAACCTGGTATAAAGGCTGAAAATCCTTGCCAGAATTGCCTTGTAAACTTTTCTTCACTTGCCAAAATATCATGGGGCGCGCCGCGCAAATCAATCAATTGTGCCATTCGTAATCTAGAAACAAATTCGCGGTTTTTGGGCGAACTGCTAAAATTATCTTGATTAGGCTGATAGACGAGAGTTGGAATGGTCATATTGTCGATATAATGGCTTGAACCAATATAGCCTATGGCATCAAGCATAGTAGAATACCAGCCAAGGCTTGGGTACGCGCGTTTATTGTTATGTATAATAGCAGTACTATCTTCGCTATCTGGAGCTTCTGGTAGTTCTTTGGTTAATAATAAAGGTCGTGTTGTTCTAATACGCCCCAATCCGCTATCGCTTAATATGCGGCAAAATTTATGAAAAAAACCATTATTGCTGTGATTGCTAGGTGTTAATGGTGGAGAAACAAGAATTTGTCGTCTGATTTTGCCGGCAAATAAATCATGAGCCGTAAGCGCAATGATTGCTCCCATATCATCACCTAGAATATAGTAGGGGGCCGGTAAGCTTTCTAAAATAATTCTGGTAAATAATATATCAAGGTCGTCAATAAATCTGCGATAATCCTTGACATGACCGCCCCATTTGTCGCCGCGCAATTTATCTGATTTTCCTTGGCCGATAAAATCAGGGCAGATAGTAAAAAAGCCACGCACTGCCAATTTGTGAATAGATGATTGATAGTCTTCAACCTGTTTGCCATAGCCCTGCAAAAGCAAGATCGTTCCATTTGGTACGCTGCTTTGTGGCTTGGAAATGATATAACGCATTGATAGGTTTTTGCGCACCATTATGTAGTCTGTTTTACTATCAATTGCCGATATTGTTTCAATCATTATCAATCACATTGCTTAAGGTTTTAATAAGTAACCAAGGCGGTTATGGCATTAAAATTTTTCATTAATAGACTAAACTGCTTTGGCTATTAAATGGTTAAAATAATTTTATTTATAAATCTTGAAAACCAGTATTTCTCTACCCACATGGTAAATGTGACCGCCACTATTGGGGTTACGTGCAAATAAAAATCGCCCATTGTGGGATTTTAGTCTTGCAAATTCATGTTGCTCTAAAGGAGGGCATAATTATGCGTCAAGTAGATTTTACACCATTATATCGGTCAACTGTTGGTTTTGATCGTTTATTTAATATGTTTGATACACTTTCTCAGCCAGAAGGTGCACAAAGCTATCCGCCTTATAATATTGAACGTTTAGGCGAAAGTTCCTATCGTATTTCGATGGCGGTGGCTGGCTTTTCGGTAGATGAATTAGAAATTGAAGCCCATCGAAATCAATTGACTATAAAAGCTAATAAATCATCTCAACAAAATGATGATAATCAAAGCGAATTTCTCTATCGTGGCATAGCTACACGGGCTTTTGAGCGCCGCTTCCAGCTTGCCGATCATGTAGAAGTAGTCGGTGCAGAATTAAAGAACGGCCTATTGCATATTGAGCTAAAGCGCGAAGTGCCTGAAGAAATGAAGCCACGCCGCATCAACGTCAATGTTGCAAACAATAATGCCACTAGTGTTGAAACATCATCAAAAGTGATTGAAGTTGAAGCGGCTGAATAATATTAGCTTCCATTAAAGTTGGTTTACTATAGCAAAATAATGAAAAGGTTGCAGATGTTTGTCTGCAACCTTTTTTAACTTGATGATAAATATCACGCTGCATATAAAAAGCAGACTTATTTTATTCTAGAGCGTTTTCCGAAAAGTGTGAAGCGGTTTTCAAGCAAAAAACGCGGTGTAAACAATGGATTAGAGCGCCGATCTGATTCAATCAGATCGGTGCTCTAAGTCTGCTTCTAGAGTTTTTACTTGCTGAATTATTCTACTGTTACAGCCTTTGCAAGGTTGCGTGGCTGGTCAACATCAGTGCCCAATAATAAGGCGGTATGATATGCAATGAGCTGGATTGGTACTGCATA comes from Bartonella sp. HY038 and encodes:
- the hisN gene encoding histidinol-phosphatase — translated: MSAFYDETFFCKLNEIAASQSLPLFRQALTVNNKEVDGFDPVTMADQQTEAALRAFLQQNRPQDGILGEEGGIEGGEREFVWVIDPIDGTRAFISGLPVWGTLVGLLHKGDAIAGMMAQPFTGELFFANDEGSFLRHNGSTQMIKCRDTTHIKDATLFSTAPQLLKGKEGESFACLEEKAQLTRFGTDCYAFAMLAAGFVDLVVEVGLKPYDIVALIPIIEKAGGVISRWDGGRAEEAGNIVAAATPQLHEKAMEILAKAI
- a CDS encoding alpha/beta fold hydrolase, which gives rise to MIETISAIDSKTDYIMVRKNLSMRYIISKPQSSVPNGTILLLQGYGKQVEDYQSSIHKLAVRGFFTICPDFIGQGKSDKLRGDKWGGHVKDYRRFIDDLDILFTRIILESLPAPYYILGDDMGAIIALTAHDLFAGKIRRQILVSPPLTPSNHSNNGFFHKFCRILSDSGLGRIRTTRPLLLTKELPEAPDSEDSTAIIHNNKRAYPSLGWYSTMLDAIGYIGSSHYIDNMTIPTLVYQPNQDNFSSSPKNREFVSRLRMAQLIDLRGAPHDILASEEKFTRQFWQGFSAFIPGSSFMPNFKQKNKSYNSIAATNSIDSGDTMLKITAQ
- a CDS encoding Hsp20 family protein translates to MRQVDFTPLYRSTVGFDRLFNMFDTLSQPEGAQSYPPYNIERLGESSYRISMAVAGFSVDELEIEAHRNQLTIKANKSSQQNDDNQSEFLYRGIATRAFERRFQLADHVEVVGAELKNGLLHIELKREVPEEMKPRRINVNVANNNATSVETSSKVIEVEAAE